One genomic window of Thermococcus indicus includes the following:
- a CDS encoding GNAT family N-acetyltransferase, with protein sequence MMIRLATLDDVAGIVRLHTAGEEPAGNLYRRYSMGGPWMSAETLAIHINNLLLDNQLVVVAELNGEIVGEVEVLFSEEPINGKLTSIAHIDVIEVHPDYRGRGIGRALIEFVEEIAGERGARLLTVQPDDAARGFYRRLGFSVALFSGTIVWVPTGGAGRTEITGFGWEDVKNLELVAGRFQSSYSMFFSVFKDNIAGVHHTVESGRSRGSYYALRNLPGREGLALLLWGGLGDVRPVLGRAKVLGCERVLTVIPDGVESFGVQKVGEVEIIGKSLT encoded by the coding sequence ATGATGATCCGTTTGGCGACCCTTGACGACGTTGCCGGAATAGTGAGGCTCCACACCGCTGGAGAAGAGCCGGCGGGCAATCTCTACCGGCGCTACTCTATGGGCGGGCCATGGATGAGTGCCGAGACGCTCGCGATTCACATCAACAACCTCCTGCTGGATAATCAGCTGGTCGTCGTAGCGGAGTTGAATGGAGAAATCGTAGGTGAGGTAGAGGTTCTCTTCTCTGAAGAGCCGATTAACGGGAAGCTTACGTCAATCGCCCACATTGACGTCATCGAGGTTCATCCGGATTACAGGGGCAGGGGTATCGGAAGGGCGCTCATCGAGTTCGTCGAGGAGATTGCTGGGGAAAGAGGGGCCCGGCTTCTCACGGTTCAGCCGGATGACGCTGCCAGGGGCTTCTACAGGAGGCTCGGCTTCAGTGTTGCACTGTTTTCGGGAACGATTGTGTGGGTCCCCACCGGAGGGGCCGGGAGAACGGAAATCACTGGATTCGGTTGGGAAGACGTTAAAAACCTCGAACTGGTTGCAGGTCGCTTTCAAAGCTCGTACAGCATGTTCTTTTCAGTGTTCAAAGACAATATCGCCGGGGTTCACCACACGGTCGAGAGCGGGCGGAGCAGGGGCTCGTACTACGCCCTCCGAAACCTACCGGGCAGAGAAGGCCTGGCGCTGCTCCTGTGGGGCGGGCTTGGGGATGTGAGGCCTGTCCTGGGGAGGGCCAAGGTTCTTGGCTGCGAGAGGGTTTTGACGGTTATTCCCGACGGGGTCGAGAGCTTCGGGGTTCAAAAAGTTGGGGAGGTAGAGATAATCGGAAAATCCCTCACCTGA
- a CDS encoding phosphoglycolate phosphatase has product MRVRAISLDIDGTITYPDRRLSENALRAIRLAESLGLPVMLVTGNSVPFAEAMAIMIGTSGPVVAEDGGALSIKDGRLRKRVYLTKMDEEWILWSEIKRRYPEAVMSFSMPERKAGLVIMRTIPVGAVREIIGELGLNLIAVDSGFAIHVKKPWINKGAGIEKACEILGISPREVAHVGDGENDLDAFRVVGYRVAIAQAPESVKEKADYVTQKPYGDGGAEAVMHILRKFGHLGEGDDDPFGDP; this is encoded by the coding sequence GTGAGGGTGAGGGCAATATCGCTTGACATAGACGGTACCATAACCTATCCCGACAGGAGACTCAGTGAGAACGCTTTGAGGGCAATACGGCTCGCCGAGAGTCTGGGCCTCCCTGTTATGCTCGTCACCGGCAACTCGGTACCGTTCGCGGAGGCCATGGCAATAATGATAGGCACCAGCGGGCCGGTTGTCGCGGAGGACGGGGGCGCGCTGTCCATAAAAGACGGACGGCTGAGGAAGAGGGTTTACCTGACGAAGATGGACGAGGAGTGGATTCTCTGGAGCGAGATAAAGAGGCGCTACCCTGAGGCCGTCATGAGCTTCTCGATGCCTGAGCGGAAGGCCGGGCTTGTGATTATGAGAACGATTCCCGTCGGGGCAGTCAGGGAGATTATAGGGGAGCTCGGACTGAACCTCATCGCGGTGGATTCCGGCTTCGCGATACACGTCAAGAAGCCCTGGATCAACAAGGGCGCGGGGATTGAAAAGGCCTGTGAGATACTCGGGATAAGTCCTAGGGAAGTTGCCCACGTCGGGGATGGGGAAAACGACCTCGATGCATTCCGCGTCGTCGGTTATAGAGTTGCCATAGCCCAAGCCCCTGAGAGCGTGAAGGAAAAGGCCGACTACGTCACTCAAAAGCCCTACGGCGACGGCGGGGCCGAGGCGGTCATGCACATCCTTCGGAAGTTCGGCCACCTGGGTGAGGGCGATGATGATCCGTTTGGCGACCCTTGA
- the truD gene encoding tRNA pseudouridine(13) synthase TruD: MDHREFFSRFSYLSKKPGIGGRIKVQPEDFVVIEDPLPSIFEGRKHAIFLLRKRNWDTMSAVKEIAKRAGISYRDIGFAGTKDRHAVTYQYISVPAGAREAVENVRIRDIELRFISYGRFIKLGHLLGNRFRIMVRDVDENAFERSREIIRELRGMGGFPNYFGYQRFGEKRVTNHLIGKLLLQGDFESAARLFLGAHGGGMEGDEARKHFWETGDVEKALEEFPNFLRYERTLLYRYKETGSWRRAFLSLPLPIMRIFIHAYQSYLFNLYLSRRIEMGIPLNEALVGDVVVQVKGGIPYRDRTYRVTEGNLNFVNEKIRHGEAMVSGPLFGFAMRGAGGLPGKLEGEILEEEGITLETFRGLPKPMAEPGGRRELLIRPLGLTYGHIPGTGMCFRFFLPKGVYATSVLREIMKDH; this comes from the coding sequence ATGGACCACCGCGAGTTTTTTTCCCGGTTCAGTTATCTGAGCAAAAAACCCGGTATTGGGGGCAGGATAAAGGTTCAACCGGAGGACTTCGTGGTCATCGAGGACCCCCTCCCGTCGATCTTTGAGGGGAGGAAGCACGCCATCTTTCTTCTCAGGAAGCGCAACTGGGACACGATGAGCGCGGTGAAGGAGATAGCGAAGCGCGCCGGGATTAGCTACAGGGACATCGGCTTTGCCGGAACGAAGGACAGGCACGCGGTGACCTACCAGTACATAAGCGTGCCGGCCGGAGCGAGGGAGGCCGTTGAGAACGTCCGGATACGGGACATAGAGCTCCGCTTCATCTCCTACGGCAGGTTTATCAAACTTGGTCACCTCCTTGGGAATCGGTTCCGAATAATGGTTAGGGATGTCGATGAAAATGCCTTCGAGAGGAGCAGGGAGATAATCCGCGAGCTCCGTGGTATGGGAGGTTTCCCGAACTACTTCGGCTACCAGCGTTTCGGGGAGAAACGCGTCACGAACCACCTTATCGGAAAGCTCCTTCTCCAGGGGGACTTTGAAAGCGCGGCGAGGCTGTTCCTCGGAGCGCACGGGGGAGGGATGGAGGGCGACGAGGCCAGGAAGCACTTTTGGGAGACGGGTGACGTTGAGAAAGCCCTTGAGGAGTTCCCGAACTTCCTGAGGTACGAGCGGACACTCCTCTACCGCTACAAGGAAACAGGGAGCTGGAGAAGGGCCTTTCTCTCGCTGCCCCTTCCGATAATGCGAATCTTCATCCACGCCTACCAGAGCTACCTCTTCAACCTCTACCTCTCCAGAAGGATTGAGATGGGAATTCCTCTGAACGAGGCCCTCGTCGGCGATGTCGTCGTTCAGGTTAAGGGCGGTATCCCCTACCGCGACAGAACGTACCGCGTCACCGAGGGGAACCTCAATTTTGTGAACGAGAAGATACGGCACGGCGAGGCTATGGTTTCCGGCCCGCTCTTCGGCTTTGCGATGAGGGGGGCCGGGGGACTTCCAGGAAAGCTCGAGGGGGAGATTCTTGAGGAGGAGGGCATAACGCTTGAGACCTTCAGGGGGCTCCCGAAACCGATGGCCGAACCGGGTGGCAGGAGGGAGCTTCTGATACGGCCCCTGGGCCTCACCTACGGCCACATCCCTGGAACCGGAATGTGCTTCAGGTTTTTCCTCCCGAAGGGGGTTTACGCAACCAGCGTCCTGAGGGAGATAATGAAGGACCACTGA
- a CDS encoding AAA family ATPase — protein MRLKKLTVKNFKSLKDCEVELGKFNVLIGPNASGKTNLVEVFKLLRKIYVERDTNPFLEWWGYNNVVWAGKEELPITVGMLFDVKGYDVYFETTFTGTGGSFRILKEVLEVLEYVRIEKTGNIVKVAHSNELAERIRDVLDTAENIAENVHTNDIDTIRTDLRKLKGFVTGEYSLEGIPPNWTLFSALMPNTPQTMLINVLFKRTPLRVSIVGNFPNYGLIVSPAVTQEDALIYPNIVSSFPVFFGEFLDQLPVRDVNPPIIRKPQYPRKETTLNEDASNLIPILYNIWLREGRLSDEIAKPLFIAFPNTRVFFQLTEDGRVMMKVFENGLELAPPGISDGFYKVLAILTVAYLKPPLLIIDEIENSLHPETLELIIDTLRESESQVIITTHSPVVVDIVEPSDLVLVDKEHGETLFRRIKDPEKIKKFLNEKGLTLSEGWLYGSLLESDKQ, from the coding sequence GTGAGACTGAAAAAGCTCACCGTTAAGAATTTCAAAAGTTTAAAAGACTGTGAGGTTGAGCTGGGTAAGTTTAACGTCCTTATAGGCCCAAATGCCTCGGGTAAGACGAACCTCGTTGAGGTCTTTAAGCTCCTCAGAAAAATCTACGTTGAAAGGGACACCAACCCCTTTCTTGAATGGTGGGGGTATAATAACGTTGTCTGGGCCGGGAAAGAGGAGCTACCGATAACCGTGGGAATGCTGTTCGACGTTAAGGGCTACGATGTTTACTTTGAGACGACTTTTACGGGGACAGGGGGGAGCTTTAGGATTTTGAAGGAGGTTCTTGAGGTTTTAGAATATGTAAGAATTGAAAAAACTGGGAATATTGTTAAGGTAGCGCACTCCAATGAACTTGCAGAAAGAATCCGTGACGTTTTAGATACTGCAGAGAATATCGCCGAAAATGTCCACACGAATGACATTGATACTATCAGGACAGATTTGAGAAAATTAAAAGGCTTTGTAACAGGAGAGTATTCATTAGAAGGAATCCCCCCTAATTGGACGCTATTCTCCGCATTAATGCCAAATACACCTCAAACAATGCTTATAAACGTCCTTTTCAAAAGGACTCCCTTGAGGGTTTCGATAGTGGGGAACTTCCCTAACTACGGCCTTATCGTCTCTCCGGCGGTAACCCAAGAAGATGCCCTTATATACCCAAATATCGTATCATCATTTCCAGTTTTCTTTGGGGAATTCCTGGATCAGCTACCGGTGAGAGATGTTAATCCTCCCATTATTAGAAAACCCCAGTATCCCCGGAAGGAAACAACCCTCAATGAAGACGCCTCAAACCTCATTCCCATTCTCTACAACATATGGCTCCGTGAAGGAAGGCTTTCTGATGAGATAGCCAAGCCCCTATTCATAGCGTTTCCCAACACGAGGGTTTTCTTCCAGCTCACCGAAGACGGCAGGGTCATGATGAAGGTCTTTGAGAATGGCCTTGAACTTGCTCCGCCAGGCATATCAGATGGATTCTACAAAGTTCTTGCGATACTGACTGTGGCTTACCTGAAGCCTCCTCTTTTGATAATCGACGAAATAGAGAACTCCCTACATCCCGAGACCCTTGAGCTGATTATTGACACACTCAGAGAGAGCGAAAGCCAGGTTATTATTACAACCCACTCACCGGTTGTCGTCGATATTGTCGAGCCTTCTGACCTTGTGCTCGTAGATAAAGAGCATGGTGAGACCCTCTTCAGAAGAATAAAAGACCCCGAGAAAATCAAAAAGTTCCTCAACGAAAAAGGCCTCACGTTAAGTGAGGGCTGGCTTTACGGCTCGTTGCTCGAAAGCGACAAACAGTGA
- the pth2 gene encoding peptidyl-tRNA hydrolase Pth2, with protein sequence MFRYKQVIVSRKDLKLSKGKFAVQVAHGAVTAALKAQKEKPEWFKAWFHEGQKKVVVKAENERELFELKAHAEKLGIPTALIRDAGLTEIPPGTITVLAIGPAPEEIVDKVTGHLKLV encoded by the coding sequence ATGTTCAGGTACAAGCAGGTCATAGTCTCCCGGAAGGATCTGAAGCTCAGCAAGGGCAAGTTCGCCGTCCAGGTTGCCCACGGAGCGGTTACCGCTGCACTGAAGGCTCAGAAGGAGAAACCCGAATGGTTCAAAGCGTGGTTCCACGAGGGGCAGAAGAAGGTCGTCGTGAAGGCTGAAAACGAGCGGGAGCTCTTCGAACTGAAGGCCCACGCAGAGAAACTGGGCATCCCCACGGCGCTCATCAGGGACGCTGGTTTGACTGAGATACCCCCGGGTACGATAACTGTCCTGGCGATTGGCCCGGCCCCGGAAGAGATTGTGGACAAGGTTACTGGCCATCTAAAGCTGGTGTGA
- a CDS encoding COG1361 family protein, with amino-acid sequence MKRIAALILVGLFLFAGLNVTSAVAEDVLYAKISSVELGLGDKAVLGPYSFTFTDVSPDFTTARISISAGKGSSDVYIEEGKTVYYPSATNPVFALSVVIWRIKNKPVVYLDIMSPLKAIDTVTLDEGKYYRLPSNFPGIKVKLISATSDYATFNVYFPYSSTPTTVKISKGSGKGVAYKLNDKYRYKDYLYLKVTDTSSDSATFEVYLPKVAAVDFNIVKSDEGGSGTPSQNETLLVYNGLMYTGEKLPVKVDDTTYYVKLISVVSTKASLEVYRKSTKVGTYFVNIGEVKAIPDTPLKLSIQKTEPQYNRSTVLVYAPDGAQVTPILRAADIVANIDAVPKEIMLDNNLVVVISVENRGKGDAYDVAIAAPLPDDFELVSLAKSWTFKTFPAFTNMPALIYVLKPTKVGEFDIGKAVVTFYDDKSLETGKKRVIYSAPLTGIKVYNIPSIDVNALAYNGTWSNYVAAKVGDKVSLKFTLRASDGNPDYEFVKNATLLLDLPSSVDGQALVDIGTIRAGETKTLQLDLTVLKENLTNIRATLVYLDPLGGEHRLALGNLVTINSIPPRIITEEVKVWPTAEELPSYVNQTLAKMDDPKPLAEELAGISAEYLSPESNPWKPAAIVFILLTVILAGVAYKYWDEAEKLKEKLERKKQRRPGGLPKKEGGEEGESSEIVEL; translated from the coding sequence ATGAAAAGGATAGCGGCTTTAATCTTGGTAGGGTTATTCCTCTTTGCGGGTCTGAATGTAACGTCTGCGGTTGCAGAGGATGTTCTGTATGCCAAAATCTCTTCCGTAGAACTTGGACTGGGGGACAAAGCCGTTCTCGGACCGTATTCATTCACGTTCACGGATGTCAGTCCTGACTTCACCACCGCTAGAATCTCAATTTCAGCGGGCAAGGGATCCTCCGATGTGTATATTGAAGAGGGTAAAACCGTGTACTATCCATCCGCTACAAACCCGGTGTTTGCGCTCAGCGTTGTCATCTGGAGAATCAAAAACAAGCCCGTCGTGTACCTCGACATAATGTCTCCGCTCAAAGCAATCGATACCGTGACCCTGGACGAGGGGAAATACTACAGACTGCCCTCGAACTTTCCGGGCATCAAGGTAAAGCTCATCAGTGCAACGAGTGACTACGCCACCTTCAACGTGTACTTCCCTTATTCATCCACCCCGACAACCGTTAAGATATCCAAAGGAAGCGGTAAGGGCGTTGCATACAAACTCAACGACAAGTACAGATACAAAGACTACCTGTACCTCAAAGTCACTGACACCTCCTCGGACAGTGCCACCTTCGAGGTTTACCTTCCCAAGGTTGCCGCGGTGGATTTCAATATCGTGAAGTCCGACGAGGGTGGAAGTGGAACGCCTTCCCAGAATGAAACCCTCCTCGTGTACAACGGCCTGATGTACACGGGGGAGAAGCTGCCCGTGAAAGTGGATGACACCACCTACTACGTGAAGCTTATCTCGGTTGTCTCCACGAAAGCCAGCCTTGAGGTCTACAGGAAGTCAACGAAGGTCGGTACCTACTTCGTAAACATCGGAGAGGTGAAGGCAATACCCGACACTCCCCTGAAGCTCTCCATTCAGAAGACGGAGCCACAGTATAACCGCTCCACGGTACTTGTGTACGCGCCGGATGGTGCACAGGTGACGCCGATACTCCGCGCCGCCGACATAGTGGCGAATATCGATGCTGTGCCTAAGGAGATAATGCTGGACAACAACCTGGTTGTCGTTATCTCCGTGGAGAACAGGGGGAAGGGCGACGCCTACGACGTTGCCATAGCCGCTCCATTACCCGACGATTTCGAACTCGTGAGCCTGGCCAAGTCGTGGACCTTCAAGACATTCCCCGCCTTTACAAACATGCCCGCCCTCATCTACGTCCTCAAGCCCACGAAGGTCGGTGAATTCGACATCGGAAAGGCCGTCGTTACCTTCTACGACGACAAGAGCCTCGAGACGGGCAAGAAGAGGGTAATCTATTCCGCGCCGCTCACGGGCATTAAGGTTTACAACATCCCCTCCATAGACGTCAATGCCCTGGCATACAACGGCACCTGGAGCAACTACGTTGCCGCCAAGGTCGGGGACAAGGTCAGCCTCAAGTTCACCCTCCGCGCCTCCGACGGCAACCCCGACTACGAGTTCGTCAAGAACGCCACCCTGCTCCTTGACCTCCCGTCGAGCGTTGATGGCCAGGCTCTGGTTGATATCGGCACCATAAGGGCCGGCGAGACCAAGACCCTCCAGCTCGACCTCACGGTGCTCAAGGAGAACCTCACCAACATCAGGGCCACCCTTGTGTACCTCGATCCGCTCGGCGGGGAGCACAGGCTTGCCCTCGGCAACCTCGTCACGATCAACAGCATCCCCCCGAGGATAATAACGGAAGAGGTTAAGGTATGGCCGACCGCCGAGGAGCTTCCCTCCTACGTCAACCAGACCCTCGCCAAGATGGACGATCCCAAGCCGCTGGCGGAGGAGCTTGCGGGCATCTCCGCAGAATACCTCTCGCCGGAAAGCAACCCGTGGAAGCCCGCGGCGATAGTGTTCATCCTGCTGACCGTCATACTCGCGGGGGTAGCCTACAAGTACTGGGACGAGGCAGAGAAGCTCAAGGAGAAGCTTGAGCGGAAGAAACAGAGGCGCCCTGGAGGACTGCCGAAGAAAGAGGGCGGGGAAGAGGGAGAGAGCTCTGAGATAGTTGAGCTCTGA
- the aspS gene encoding aspartate--tRNA(Asn) ligase, producing the protein MYRTHYSSQITEELNGQRIRVAGWVWEVKDLGGIKFLWIRDREGIVQVTAPKKKVDPELFKLIPKLNAEDVVAVEGTVNFTPKAKLGFEILPEKLEILSRAGSPLPLDPTGKVKAELDTRLDNRFMDLRNPEVMAIFKIRSSVFKAVRDFYHENGFIEVHTPKIIATATEGGTELFPMKYFEKDAFLAQSPQLYKQIMMASGLDRVYEIAPIFRAEEHNTTRHLNEAWSIDSEMAFIENEEEVMELLERLVAHTINYVREHNARELEILNSELEEPKLPFPRVTYDRALEILADLGKTIEWGEDIDTEGERLLGKYMMENEETPLYFLYRYPSEAKPFYIMKYDDRPEVCRAFDLEYRGVEITSGGQREHRYDVLVEQIKEKGLNPESFEFYLKAFRYGMPPHGGFGLGAERLIKQMLDLGNIREVILFPRDRRRLMP; encoded by the coding sequence ATGTACCGGACGCACTACTCGAGCCAGATTACGGAGGAACTCAACGGCCAGCGCATCAGGGTGGCCGGCTGGGTCTGGGAGGTCAAGGACCTCGGGGGCATAAAGTTCCTCTGGATAAGGGACAGGGAGGGCATAGTTCAGGTAACCGCCCCCAAGAAGAAGGTTGACCCGGAGCTGTTCAAGCTTATCCCGAAGCTCAACGCGGAGGACGTTGTTGCGGTCGAGGGAACGGTGAACTTCACGCCGAAGGCCAAGCTCGGCTTCGAAATCCTCCCGGAGAAACTTGAAATCCTCAGCAGGGCGGGGAGTCCGCTTCCGCTCGACCCGACCGGAAAGGTAAAGGCCGAGCTGGACACCAGGCTGGACAACCGCTTCATGGACCTCAGAAACCCCGAGGTAATGGCGATCTTCAAAATCAGGTCCAGCGTTTTCAAGGCCGTCAGGGACTTCTACCATGAGAACGGCTTCATCGAGGTTCACACCCCCAAGATCATCGCCACCGCCACGGAGGGCGGAACCGAGCTCTTCCCAATGAAGTACTTCGAGAAGGACGCTTTCCTCGCCCAGAGTCCCCAGCTCTACAAGCAGATAATGATGGCGAGCGGCCTCGACAGGGTTTACGAAATCGCCCCCATATTCCGCGCGGAGGAACACAACACGACCAGACATCTCAACGAGGCGTGGAGCATCGACAGTGAGATGGCCTTCATAGAGAACGAGGAGGAGGTAATGGAGCTCCTCGAGAGACTCGTCGCCCACACGATCAACTACGTCCGCGAGCACAACGCGCGGGAGCTTGAGATTCTCAACTCCGAGCTCGAGGAGCCAAAACTGCCGTTCCCGCGCGTTACCTATGACAGGGCCCTTGAGATACTTGCTGACCTCGGCAAAACTATAGAGTGGGGCGAGGACATAGACACAGAGGGCGAGAGGCTCCTTGGAAAGTACATGATGGAGAACGAGGAGACACCGCTGTACTTCCTGTACAGGTACCCCAGCGAGGCGAAGCCGTTCTACATAATGAAGTACGACGACAGGCCGGAAGTCTGCAGGGCCTTCGACCTCGAGTACCGCGGCGTTGAGATAACCTCCGGCGGTCAGAGGGAGCACCGCTACGACGTCCTCGTCGAACAGATAAAGGAGAAAGGCCTCAACCCGGAGAGCTTCGAGTTCTACCTCAAGGCCTTCCGCTACGGAATGCCGCCCCACGGTGGGTTCGGGCTCGGAGCCGAGAGGCTGATAAAGCAGATGCTCGACCTCGGTAACATCCGTGAGGTCATACTGTTCCCCAGGGACAGAAGAAGGCTTATGCCGTAA
- a CDS encoding KH domain-containing protein, with protein sequence MKAPICEVCLKTDDILCPADEKKLQDGVISELDVKVARLLYRLIGDADMEFKKAVEAGDLIVIVVGEGDVPITIGKGGKNIKALMRELGKRIRVIEAVEVTGTDDVKKLATDLLYPAGVFGVNIVYKPGGGTYYKVLVMGRDRKKLPEKADVLESILSQITGAEVKINFI encoded by the coding sequence ATGAAGGCGCCAATCTGTGAGGTGTGTTTGAAGACCGACGACATTCTGTGCCCGGCTGACGAGAAAAAGCTCCAGGACGGGGTTATCTCGGAGCTTGATGTTAAGGTTGCGAGACTCCTTTACAGGCTCATCGGGGACGCTGACATGGAGTTCAAGAAGGCAGTCGAGGCCGGTGACCTTATAGTCATCGTTGTTGGAGAGGGAGACGTTCCGATAACCATAGGCAAGGGCGGCAAGAACATCAAGGCCCTCATGAGGGAGCTCGGAAAGAGGATACGCGTCATAGAGGCCGTTGAGGTCACGGGAACCGACGATGTCAAGAAGCTTGCCACCGATCTCCTTTACCCCGCGGGCGTCTTCGGGGTCAACATCGTTTACAAGCCCGGCGGAGGAACCTACTACAAGGTCCTCGTCATGGGAAGGGACAGGAAGAAGCTCCCCGAAAAGGCCGACGTCCTGGAGAGCATACTTTCCCAGATAACCGGGGCCGAGGTAAAGATAAACTTCATTTGA
- a CDS encoding HD domain-containing protein, with protein sequence MRLDEFITNEESLKLIERTRDYARHFFEREGTHGFSHVERVLNLCLHIGREEGADLEVLALAALLHDVARPLESEGRVEDHATEGARIARHYLRSLSYPEGKVEAVAHAIEAHRFSRGPEPETLEAKILSDADKLDAIGAIGIARVFMYSGEHGRSIEDSLEHFEEKILKLKDLMYTETARRMAEERHHFTEEFIERIRREIEGEI encoded by the coding sequence ATGAGGCTCGATGAGTTCATAACCAACGAGGAAAGCCTCAAGCTCATAGAACGGACCCGCGATTACGCCAGGCATTTCTTTGAAAGGGAGGGAACCCATGGCTTCAGCCACGTGGAGCGCGTGCTCAACCTCTGCCTCCACATCGGGAGGGAGGAGGGGGCTGATCTGGAGGTCCTGGCCCTTGCGGCCCTCCTCCACGACGTGGCAAGGCCACTTGAGAGCGAGGGAAGGGTTGAAGACCACGCCACGGAGGGGGCCAGGATAGCGAGGCACTACCTTAGAAGCCTCAGCTACCCTGAGGGGAAGGTTGAGGCGGTTGCCCACGCCATAGAAGCCCACCGCTTTTCGAGGGGACCCGAGCCGGAAACGCTTGAAGCAAAAATCCTGAGCGACGCCGACAAGCTCGACGCCATTGGTGCCATAGGAATCGCAAGGGTCTTCATGTACTCGGGCGAGCACGGAAGGAGCATCGAGGATTCCTTAGAGCACTTTGAGGAAAAGATACTGAAGCTGAAGGATTTGATGTACACCGAAACCGCGAGGAGGATGGCCGAGGAGAGGCATCACTTCACCGAGGAATTCATCGAGCGCATAAGGCGCGAGATAGAGGGCGAAATCTGA
- a CDS encoding DUF4392 domain-containing protein: MIAHLINTDVGNRGVLRVYLDYRRENPNFLHNSAKLFLDNYERVLIVTGFPIPPEMRAETDGPPGTLAIAKAVETLGGRAEILTYPEVENALDAFGLEFVREPGVSSYSLVIAVETPGRAADGRYYSMSGMGITRETFDWAVLRARDLGVPTIGIGDGGNEVGMGRIRDLVVRYVPHGEKIASVVETDELVLSAVSNWGAYGLVAQASIEFGRELLPGWDERTIVRAISKLGLIDGVSKTRTPTVDGISLDIHERIVELLNALVNEALR, encoded by the coding sequence ATGATAGCACATCTGATAAACACGGACGTTGGGAACAGGGGGGTTCTTAGGGTATACCTCGACTACCGCCGGGAGAACCCCAATTTTTTACATAATTCTGCAAAACTGTTTTTGGATAATTATGAACGCGTTCTCATCGTCACGGGCTTTCCCATACCTCCGGAAATGCGGGCCGAAACCGACGGGCCGCCTGGAACCCTCGCGATAGCCAAGGCCGTTGAAACCCTCGGCGGCAGGGCGGAGATACTGACCTACCCCGAGGTGGAAAATGCACTCGATGCCTTTGGACTGGAGTTCGTCAGGGAGCCGGGCGTTTCCTCCTATTCCCTTGTCATCGCGGTGGAAACCCCGGGCAGGGCCGCCGACGGGAGGTACTACTCAATGAGCGGCATGGGGATAACGAGGGAAACTTTTGATTGGGCGGTTCTCAGGGCGAGGGACCTTGGAGTTCCCACGATAGGGATAGGCGACGGTGGAAACGAGGTGGGGATGGGTAGGATAAGGGATCTGGTCGTCCGATACGTTCCCCACGGGGAGAAAATAGCAAGCGTCGTTGAGACCGATGAGCTGGTCCTCTCGGCGGTCTCAAACTGGGGTGCCTACGGGCTCGTGGCTCAGGCGTCAATTGAGTTCGGCAGAGAACTGCTCCCCGGCTGGGACGAGAGGACAATAGTGAGGGCCATCTCGAAGCTCGGTCTGATAGACGGGGTCTCCAAAACTAGGACGCCAACGGTTGACGGGATAAGCCTCGACATTCACGAGAGAATCGTTGAGCTTTTAAACGCCCTCGTAAATGAGGCCCTAAGGTGA
- a CDS encoding TIGR02253 family HAD-type hydrolase: MKAVLFDIDGTLLTEMPLIQLFLPQVYGILSRRFGISKDEARERFLGEIFGRRDTYDWHDWNFFFELFDLDLRYEELMERYPHKLHVYPDTIPVLEWLRESGYKLGAVTSGPEYQRLKLRLTGLMDYFDVVVTREDVKAIKPEPKIFLYTLEKLGVEPGEAVMVGDSLSQDVYGAKNVGMVAVWINRDGDEDYNMADYEIRTLHELRKVLGGLE; encoded by the coding sequence ATGAAGGCGGTTCTTTTCGACATCGACGGGACTCTGCTGACCGAGATGCCGTTGATTCAGCTGTTCCTCCCGCAGGTTTATGGCATACTCTCAAGACGGTTTGGAATCAGCAAGGACGAAGCCAGGGAGCGGTTCCTGGGCGAGATATTCGGGAGGAGAGACACCTACGACTGGCACGACTGGAACTTCTTCTTCGAGCTATTTGACCTCGACCTCCGCTACGAGGAACTCATGGAGAGGTACCCTCACAAGCTCCACGTCTATCCGGATACGATTCCCGTGCTTGAGTGGCTGCGGGAGAGCGGTTATAAGCTTGGGGCCGTTACCAGCGGACCCGAGTACCAGCGGCTCAAGCTGAGGCTTACCGGTCTAATGGACTACTTTGACGTCGTCGTTACGCGGGAGGACGTCAAGGCAATAAAGCCCGAGCCCAAAATATTCCTCTATACCCTGGAGAAACTCGGCGTTGAGCCCGGGGAGGCCGTCATGGTGGGGGACTCCCTGAGCCAGGACGTTTACGGGGCCAAGAACGTGGGTATGGTGGCGGTCTGGATAAACCGGGATGGCGACGAGGATTACAACATGGCGGACTACGAGATTAGAACGCTTCACGAGCTGAGAAAAGTGCTGGGGGGATTGGAATGA